The following coding sequences lie in one Spirosoma sp. KUDC1026 genomic window:
- a CDS encoding pyruvate carboxylase gives MKEYIRPIKRLLVANRGEIAIRIMRAATELGITTVAVYTYEDRYSLHRNKADEAYQIGRDDEPLKPYLDVEGIILMAKRHQVDAIHPGYGFLSENVKLARRCREEGIIFVGPSPEAMEALGDKVRAKNLATTANVPLIPDSREENMSPEFARQEAERIGFPVMVKAAAGGGGRGMRVVRQPDDFEKAFTEAKNEARNAFGDDTIFLEKFIEEPKHIEVQLLGDQHGNIVHLYERDCSVQRRFQKVVEIAPSLGLKQETKQKLYDYALQLGRAVNYSNAGTVEFLVDKNENIFFIEVNPRIQVEHTITEEITGIDIVRTQLLIAMGYKLSDNGIFIHNQDEIPLNGFAIQCRITTEDPANGFKPDFGTIIAYRNAAGFGIRLDEGSSYAGVKISPYFDSMIVKVSARGRTLKGASQRLARALVEFRIRGVKTNIGFLLNVISHPLFQRGEARVSFIESHPELFMLKQPQDRSTRVLNYLGDVIVNGNPEVKKKDDSKVFRMPVVPPFDVFGPYPSGNRDRMKELGREGFVQWVKDQKSILYTDTTFRDGHQSLLATRVRTQDLQKVAEGFAKNHPELFSMEVWGGATFDVSMRFLYESPWKRLEALREAMPNMLLQMLFRGSNAVGYSAYPDNLIEKFVENSWETGIDIFRIFDSLNWVEAMKVSMKAVRERTDALCEAAICYTGDMLNPNEHKKYTLQYYLDMARQLEDEGAHLLCIKDMAGLLKPQAADVLIRELKQAVDIPIHLHTHDTAGIQAATYLKAVDANVDIIDCAIGALSGLTSQPNFNSVVAMMQDHERECPIDLKSLNAYSTYWEDVREYYYPFESGMKAGSAEVYENEIPGGQYSNLRPQANATGLGDKFELLKKNYVVANQLFGDIVKVTPSSKVVGDMAIFMTANNLTPDDIREQGESLAFPESVKEFMKGILGQPVGGFPKDIQEIILKGEEPITGRPNEHLKPIDFDADFKTFQEKYPKNDGFLDYLSYQMYPKVYDEYYKANEQYGDVSIIPTPAFLFGLKENEEILINIEAGKTILVRLLFVSEPDEFGMRTITFELNGQSRQVQVRDKSSKVEKEINAKVSKPGDVGAPLQGRLTRILVQEGDTVKKNQPLFVIEAMKMESIVSAPKEGKISKIVLKEGTVVEQDDWVVDMA, from the coding sequence ATGAAGGAATACATCCGCCCGATTAAACGCCTGCTGGTTGCGAACCGGGGCGAAATTGCCATCCGTATTATGCGGGCGGCTACCGAGCTGGGCATCACCACCGTCGCTGTTTATACGTACGAAGATCGTTATTCGCTGCACCGCAACAAGGCAGACGAAGCCTACCAGATTGGCCGGGATGATGAGCCACTCAAGCCCTATCTCGACGTAGAAGGTATTATCCTGATGGCCAAACGGCACCAGGTTGACGCGATCCATCCGGGATACGGTTTCCTGTCCGAAAACGTCAAACTGGCCCGCCGGTGCCGCGAAGAAGGGATCATCTTTGTCGGCCCATCGCCCGAAGCGATGGAAGCCCTGGGCGATAAGGTCCGGGCTAAAAACCTGGCGACAACGGCCAACGTACCACTTATTCCTGACTCCCGCGAGGAGAACATGAGTCCGGAATTTGCCCGTCAGGAAGCTGAACGGATTGGCTTCCCGGTCATGGTAAAAGCAGCCGCCGGAGGTGGTGGACGTGGTATGCGTGTGGTTCGGCAGCCGGATGATTTCGAGAAAGCATTCACCGAGGCCAAAAACGAGGCACGGAATGCATTCGGGGATGATACTATCTTCCTCGAAAAATTCATTGAAGAACCCAAACACATCGAGGTACAGCTGCTGGGCGATCAGCACGGCAATATCGTTCACCTGTACGAACGCGACTGTTCGGTGCAACGGCGCTTCCAGAAGGTAGTCGAGATTGCCCCGTCGCTGGGACTAAAGCAGGAAACCAAGCAGAAGCTGTACGACTACGCCCTGCAACTGGGCCGCGCGGTTAATTATTCCAACGCCGGTACAGTTGAGTTCCTCGTCGATAAAAATGAGAACATCTTCTTCATTGAGGTTAACCCCCGGATTCAGGTTGAACATACCATCACGGAGGAAATAACCGGGATCGACATCGTGCGGACGCAGTTGCTGATTGCGATGGGCTACAAACTGTCCGACAATGGTATCTTTATTCACAACCAGGATGAGATTCCGCTGAACGGGTTCGCCATCCAGTGCCGGATTACGACGGAAGATCCCGCCAACGGCTTCAAACCCGATTTCGGGACGATCATTGCCTACCGGAACGCGGCAGGTTTTGGTATCCGTCTGGACGAGGGCAGCAGCTACGCGGGTGTCAAGATTTCGCCCTACTTCGACTCGATGATTGTGAAGGTCTCGGCGCGGGGCCGGACCCTGAAAGGTGCCTCCCAGCGGCTGGCGCGGGCGCTGGTCGAATTCCGGATTCGGGGCGTAAAAACCAACATTGGCTTCCTGCTGAACGTAATCAGCCATCCACTCTTCCAACGGGGCGAAGCGCGGGTATCGTTCATCGAGAGCCATCCCGAGCTGTTCATGCTCAAACAGCCGCAGGACCGGTCAACGCGGGTGCTCAATTACCTCGGCGATGTCATCGTAAACGGCAACCCGGAGGTTAAAAAGAAGGACGACAGCAAGGTATTTCGAATGCCCGTCGTGCCGCCCTTCGACGTATTTGGCCCGTATCCATCCGGCAATCGGGACCGGATGAAAGAACTGGGCCGCGAGGGCTTCGTGCAGTGGGTAAAGGATCAGAAAAGTATCCTGTACACCGACACGACGTTCCGCGACGGTCACCAGTCGCTGCTGGCTACCCGCGTCCGGACACAGGATTTACAGAAAGTTGCCGAAGGCTTTGCCAAGAACCACCCCGAACTGTTTTCGATGGAGGTATGGGGTGGTGCTACGTTCGACGTATCGATGCGCTTCCTGTATGAAAGCCCCTGGAAACGACTGGAAGCTCTGCGTGAAGCCATGCCGAACATGCTGCTCCAGATGCTGTTCCGGGGCTCCAACGCCGTCGGCTACTCGGCCTATCCGGATAACCTGATCGAGAAGTTCGTCGAAAATTCCTGGGAAACGGGTATTGATATCTTCCGGATTTTTGACTCGCTCAACTGGGTTGAAGCGATGAAGGTCAGTATGAAAGCCGTTCGGGAACGCACCGACGCGCTCTGCGAAGCGGCCATCTGCTATACCGGCGACATGCTCAACCCGAACGAGCATAAAAAATATACGCTGCAGTACTACCTTGACATGGCCCGCCAGCTGGAGGACGAGGGTGCGCATCTGTTGTGTATCAAAGATATGGCTGGTCTGTTGAAACCACAGGCAGCCGACGTACTGATTCGTGAATTGAAACAGGCCGTCGATATTCCGATTCACCTGCACACCCACGACACGGCGGGTATTCAGGCCGCTACCTACCTGAAAGCCGTTGACGCCAACGTCGACATTATCGACTGCGCCATTGGTGCCTTATCTGGCCTGACCTCGCAGCCCAATTTTAATTCCGTCGTGGCCATGATGCAGGACCACGAGCGCGAATGTCCCATCGATCTGAAGTCACTGAACGCCTATTCCACCTACTGGGAAGATGTTCGGGAATACTACTATCCGTTTGAGTCGGGGATGAAAGCGGGCAGCGCGGAAGTCTACGAAAATGAGATTCCGGGGGGTCAGTATTCCAATCTGCGGCCACAAGCCAACGCAACGGGCCTGGGCGACAAGTTCGAACTACTGAAGAAAAACTACGTCGTTGCCAACCAATTGTTCGGCGACATCGTCAAGGTAACGCCGTCCTCGAAAGTGGTGGGCGACATGGCCATTTTCATGACAGCCAACAACCTGACGCCCGACGATATCCGGGAGCAGGGTGAGTCGCTGGCCTTTCCGGAGTCGGTAAAAGAATTCATGAAGGGGATTCTGGGGCAGCCCGTTGGCGGTTTCCCGAAAGACATTCAGGAAATTATTCTGAAAGGCGAAGAACCGATCACGGGTCGCCCGAACGAGCACCTGAAACCAATCGATTTCGACGCGGATTTCAAGACGTTCCAGGAGAAATACCCCAAGAACGACGGCTTCCTGGATTACCTGTCGTACCAGATGTACCCGAAGGTATACGATGAGTACTACAAAGCCAACGAGCAGTACGGTGATGTCAGCATCATTCCGACGCCCGCCTTCCTGTTTGGGCTGAAGGAGAACGAAGAGATCCTGATCAACATTGAAGCCGGTAAGACTATTCTGGTACGGCTGCTGTTCGTATCGGAACCCGATGAATTCGGGATGCGGACCATTACGTTCGAACTGAACGGCCAGAGCCGACAGGTGCAGGTTCGTGATAAATCGTCGAAAGTCGAAAAAGAAATCAATGCCAAGGTCAGCAAACCCGGCGATGTGGGTGCCCCGCTGCAGGGCCGCCTGACCCGGATTCTGGTTCAGGAAGGTGACACGGTGAAGAAAAACCAGCCACTGTTTGTGATCGAAGCTATGAAGATGGAAAGTATCGTCTCGGCGCCCAAAGAAGGGAAGATCAGCAAGATCGTTCTGAAAGAAGGCACCGTAGTTGAACAGGATGACTGGGTCGTTGACATGGCCTGA
- a CDS encoding DUF4870 domain-containing protein, which translates to MENRPPIPPYSSSSGQPPLSDSDSRTWAVITHLSAIPGSFVVIGSVIAPLIIWQIQKERSEFVNFHGKEAVNFNITMALAAAVCFVLFLILVGIFLIWIVGAVWLIFTVIAAIKASNGEYYRYPISFRFIR; encoded by the coding sequence ATGGAAAACAGACCACCTATTCCACCCTATTCGAGTTCGTCCGGGCAACCACCTTTGAGCGATTCCGACAGCCGCACCTGGGCCGTTATTACGCACCTGAGCGCCATCCCCGGCTCATTTGTGGTAATCGGCAGCGTTATTGCGCCACTCATTATCTGGCAGATTCAAAAAGAACGTTCCGAATTTGTGAATTTCCACGGCAAGGAAGCTGTTAACTTTAACATTACAATGGCTTTGGCGGCTGCCGTCTGCTTTGTCCTGTTTTTGATTTTAGTGGGCATTTTCCTGATCTGGATTGTTGGCGCCGTCTGGCTCATCTTTACCGTCATTGCCGCCATCAAAGCCAGCAACGGCGAGTACTACCGATACCCGATCAGCTTTCGATTTATCAGATAA